The following are encoded together in the Flavihumibacter fluvii genome:
- a CDS encoding SDR family oxidoreductase encodes MEKSMIGKVAIVTGGSYGIGQSTAIALSKRGVKVVIADIIEDPFHQTLNSIVGAGGEAIFIRCDVSIAKEVQQLIEQTITSFGRLDFAFNNAGIEGINAKTHECSEENWDKTIAVNLKGVWLCMKYEIPEMLKHGKGVIVNCASIAGLKGFPGLPAYVISKHGIIGLTKTAALEYAKDGIRVNAVCPGVIHTPMIDRLTKNDPQAAAQYTAMEPIGRMGYPDEIAEAVVWLFSEAASFVTGTSLTVDGGIMA; translated from the coding sequence ATGGAAAAAAGCATGATCGGTAAAGTTGCCATTGTCACCGGTGGTAGTTATGGTATTGGCCAGTCCACAGCCATTGCCCTTTCAAAAAGAGGTGTTAAAGTGGTGATTGCCGATATTATTGAAGATCCATTCCACCAAACATTAAATTCTATTGTTGGAGCTGGTGGCGAAGCCATTTTTATACGTTGCGATGTATCTATTGCCAAGGAAGTTCAGCAACTTATTGAACAAACCATCACCAGCTTTGGCAGGCTGGATTTTGCATTTAACAATGCAGGCATTGAAGGTATAAATGCTAAAACACATGAATGTTCAGAAGAGAACTGGGATAAAACCATTGCGGTTAACCTTAAGGGCGTTTGGCTTTGTATGAAATATGAAATACCTGAAATGCTGAAACATGGAAAAGGAGTTATAGTGAATTGTGCTTCAATTGCCGGATTAAAGGGATTCCCTGGACTTCCGGCATATGTCATTAGTAAACACGGTATTATTGGATTGACCAAAACAGCTGCATTGGAATACGCAAAAGACGGTATCAGGGTAAATGCAGTTTGTCCGGGTGTTATACATACCCCCATGATTGACCGGTTAACTAAAAATGACCCACAGGCTGCTGCTCAATACACAGCTATGGAGCCAATAGGAAGGATGGGCTATCCTGACGAAATAGCTGAAGCTGTTGTTTGGCTATTTTCAGAAGCAGCTTCATTTGTTACCGGAACATCGCTAACTGTGGATGGTGGAATAATGGCCTGA